A stretch of the Vitis riparia cultivar Riparia Gloire de Montpellier isolate 1030 chromosome 13, EGFV_Vit.rip_1.0, whole genome shotgun sequence genome encodes the following:
- the LOC117928864 gene encoding beta-glucosidase 13-like has protein sequence MATQGPLLFCALVLVLSFAHCHGSAMFSRHSFPPGFTFGAASAAYQYEGAAHLRGKSIWDTFTAKHPEKISDQSTGDVAIDFYHKYKEDIQLLKFLGMDAFRFSISWTRVLPTGRVSGGVSTDGVQFYNNIINELVANGLKPFVTLFHWDLPQALEDEYGGFLSPKIVDDYRNYVDFCFKQFGDRVKHWITLNEPFSYAYYGYSTGTIAPGRCSNYSGTCASGNSATEPYKVAHHLLLSHAAGVKLYKEKYQKSQKGIIGVTLLTHWLQYKYATVAGVKASRRALDFMLGWFLHPITYGEYPMTMQSLVGRRLPKFSSAESKMLKGSFDFVGINYYTSNYATTYASAVNNLELSWEVDGRFNLTTEKDGVNIGQPTQLSWLYICPWGIRKLMLYIKEHYNNPTIYITENGMATTNNASVPMKEDLNDTLRMTFHHGHLYYLSKAIKEGVNVKGYFVWSFLDDFEWNAGFTVRFGLNYVDYKNGLKRYPKHSAYWFKKFLQK, from the exons ATGGCCACTCAAGGTCCTCTTCTCTTCTGTGCCCTTGTCCTAGTCCTCTCCTTTGCCCATTGCCATGGCTCGGCTATGTTCAGCAGGCATAGCTTTCCACCCGGTTTTACATTTGGAGCAGCCTCAGCAGCCTACCAG TATGAAGGAGCAGCACATCTTAGAGGCAAGAGTATCTGGGATACCTTCACTGCAAAACATCCAg AAAAGATCTCGgatcagtcaacaggagatgTAGCCAttgatttttatcataaatataag GAGGACATTCAACTGCTGAAGTTCTTGGGTATGGATGCCTTTAGATTCTCCATCTCCTGGACTAGAGTACTACCAA CTGGAAGAGTTAGTGGGGGAGTGAGCACGGACGGCGTCCAATTTTACAACAACATCATTAATGAGCTTGTTGCGAATG GGTTGAAGCCCTTTGTGACTCTATTCCATTGGGATCTTCCGCAAGCCCTTGAAGATGAGTATGGTGGATTCTTAAGCCCTAAAATAGT GGACGATTATCGTAACTATgttgatttttgctttaaacAATTTGGGGACCGAGTGAAGCATTGGATCACTTTGAATGAGCCATTCTCCTATGCCTACTATGGCTACTCAACTGGGACTATTGCACCGGGTCGATGTTCGAACTATTCAGGCACTTGTGCCTCTGGGAACTCCGCTACTGAACCTTATAAGGTGGCACACCACCTACTTCTTTCTCATGCTGCTGGTGTGAAATTGTACAAGGAGAAGTATCAG AAATCTCAAAAGGGAATTATCGGAGTAACCCTACTAACACATTGGTTACAATACAAGTATGCAACCGTTGCAGGTGTCAAGGCCTCCCGTAGAGCCCTCGATTTCATGTTAGGATG GTTTTTACATCCAATCACATATGGCGAGTACCCAATGACCATGCAATCCCTTGTGGGGCGTCGACTGCCCAAATTCTCGTCAGCAGAATCCAAAATGCTTAAAGGATCATTTGATTTCGTAGGAATTAATTACTACACTTCAAATTATGCCACTACCTATGCATCAGCAGTAAACAACTTAGAGCTAAGCTGGGAAGTAGATGGCCGATTCAACCTAACCA CGGAGAAAGATGGGGTTAACATTGGCCAGCCG ACCCAATTGAGTTGGCTTTACATTTGTCCATGGGGAATCAGAAAACTTATGCTTTACATCAAGGAACATTACAACAATCCAACTATTTACATTACCGAGAATG GAATGGCAACAACAAATAATGCTTCAGTGCCTATGAAAGAAGATCTCAATGATACCTTGAGGATGACATTCCACCATGGACATTTGTACTATCTCTCAAAAGCTATCAA GGAGGGTGTCAACGTGAAGGGATACTTTGTATGGTCTTTTCTTGACGACTTCGAATGGAATGCAGGTTTCACCGTTCGCTTTGGTCTCAATTATGTGGATTATAAAAATGGTTTAAAGCGATATCCCAAACATTCTGCTTATTGGTTTAAGAAGTtcctccaaaaataa